In Monomorium pharaonis isolate MP-MQ-018 chromosome 3, ASM1337386v2, whole genome shotgun sequence, a genomic segment contains:
- the LOC105830083 gene encoding A-kinase anchor protein 1, mitochondrial: MNSPIHIQLAKWTVPTIAVVVAFFWYKRRRIDRSELQWNDSGGTVTSNVETAILNDTKEIDTSPCRSGKDINQESLIDCHTRQEEPTRVPRKVSESMDIPLKNSTSQTNFCSNNQSAYAELCNTDVEFGSNPSASYFEMIATSASFKSSKNVDNVTRICENVTSEEQILPCETEPSGQHCITDECNHKEDGQQFEGHITQNQGQELDERDSANHSPVSVLDGSVTDEARSEGSNTDSGKGGSINGGKKDNVAPSTYNFAIPQHLVGRLIGRHGSFLHSIRTKANVGIYVNDHPCDGDHKICSIRGSVEGIKVALKMIRQKFPEKRFPQVTLAEISTIPEVNEVPAYNVLVQRPLSLVDGVNNDINISHIVKPNWLFVQLPTHPSFLLLQNLELHMTNWYNEDMLPIPDVLNKGDYVAVYWSDKWVRGYIERPDPSGERSVVRLLDYGGYWQFSNSQCRPLICNYLSLPFQAIEVFLANIQPKNGKWSTEAYNVVQSCSSKGVAQAQIEGRIQTNIYANIYFIIQNYGLISLTEELIINGHAEQVAWEQMKPETLESICTEL, from the exons ATGAATTCTCCAATTCATATACAGCTAGCGAAGTGGACGGTCCCGACGATAGCTGTTGTCGTCGCATTCTTTTGGTACAAACGTCGTCGGATAGACAGAAGTGAACTTCAATGGAATGATTCAGGGGGGACTGTAACATCGAATGTAGAAACGGCGATTTTAAATGATACAAAGGAAATTGACACCAGTCCCTGTAGGTCTGGCAAGGACATCAACCAAGAATCCTTAATTGACTGTCACACGCGACAAGAAGAGCCGACTCGCGTTCCAAGAAAGGTCAGCGAAAGCATGGatattccattaaaaaattcaacgtcACAAACCAACTTCTGTAGCAATAATCAGAGTGCATACGCGGAGTTATGCAATACGGATGTAGAATTTGGTAGTAATCCGAGTGCAAGCTATTTTGAAATGATTGCTACAAGTGCGTCCTTCAAGTCCAGTAAGAATGTTGACAACGTAACAAGAATATGTGAAAATGTCACCAGTGAAGAGCAGATTTTGCCTTGCGAGACGGAACCATCTGGCCAACACTGTATCACAGATGAATGTAATCATAAGGAGGATGGACAGCAATTTGAGGGACACATCACCCAAAATCAGGGACAAGAGCTCGACGAAAGAGATTCGGCCAATCACAGCCCAGTTTCCGTTTTGGATGGCAGCGTCACGGACGAAGCCAGAAGCGAAGGAAGTAACACGGATAGCGGAAAAG GTGGAAGTATCAACGGTGGCAAAAAGGATAATGTTGCACCATCTACATACAACTTTGCTATACCGCAACATTTAGTGGGCAGGTTGATTGGCCGTCATGGTAGCTTTTTACATAGTATCCGTACAAAAGCCAACGTCGGCATATATGTCAATGATCACCCTTGCGATGGCGATCATAAAATTTGCTCGATACGAGGTAGTGTTGAGGGAATTAAAGTTGCGCTTAAAATGATAAGACAGAAGTTTCCAGAGAAGAGGTTTCCGCAAGTAACATTAGCAGAAATCTCGACAATACCCGAGGTGAACGAAGTACCTGCGTACAATGTCCTTGTACAACGGCCCTTGTCCTTGGTTGATGGCGTTAATAATGACATCAATATCTCTCATATTGTCAAGCCAAATTGGCTCTTTGTTCAGCTTCCGACTCATCCGTCATTTCTCCTTCTGCAAAATTTAGAACTACATATGACGAATTGGTATAACGAAGATATGCTGCCAATTCCGGATGTATTAAACA AGGGCGATTACGTAGCTGTATATTGGAGCGACAAATGGGTTAGAGGCTATATTGAACGTCCCGATCCATCGGGAGAGAGAAGCGTAGTACGATTACTTGATTACGGTGGTTATTGGCAGTTTAGTAATTCTCAATGTAGGCCAttgatatgtaattatttgagTTTGCCTTTCCAAGCAATCGAAGTCTTTTTAGCAAATATCCAGCCAAAGAACG GCAAATGGTCGACAGAAGCTTACAATGTGGTACAAAGTTGTTCTTCAAAGGGAGTTGCTCAAGCGCAGATTGAAGGTCGCATTCAAActaatatttatgcaaatatttattttattatacaaaattacgga ctAATTTCCCTTACTGaagaattgataataaatgGACATGCTGAACAAGTAGCATGGGAGCAGATGAAGCCAGAAACACTTGAATCCATCTGTACAGAGTTGTAA